One window of Pseudomonas sp. FP198 genomic DNA carries:
- a CDS encoding sigma-70 family RNA polymerase sigma factor: MPPAHTVEVLYNAHHSWLNGWLRRKLGCPDSAADLAQDTFMRVLTVRDPQPVLEPRAFLTTIAKRVLFNHYRRQDLERAYLDTLAQMPEQVAPSEEERAIILQTLLELDQLLDGLPRAVKKAFLLAQIDGLTYNEIARELGISLATVKRHLNKAAMRCYFAL, from the coding sequence TTGCCGCCTGCACACACCGTCGAAGTGCTCTACAACGCCCACCACAGTTGGCTCAACGGCTGGTTGCGAAGAAAACTCGGGTGTCCCGACAGCGCCGCCGATCTGGCCCAGGACACGTTCATGCGCGTGCTGACCGTGCGCGATCCGCAGCCGGTCCTGGAACCCCGGGCCTTTCTCACCACCATCGCCAAGCGCGTATTGTTCAACCATTACCGTCGCCAGGACCTGGAACGCGCCTACCTCGACACCCTCGCCCAGATGCCGGAGCAAGTGGCACCGTCGGAAGAGGAGCGAGCGATCATCTTGCAGACCCTTCTGGAGCTGGACCAATTGCTCGATGGACTGCCACGTGCGGTCAAAAAAGCGTTCCTGCTGGCGCAGATCGATGGCCTGACCTACAACGAAATCGCCCGTGAACTGGGTATTTCTCTGGCGACGGTCAAGCGCCACCTGAACAAGGCAGCAATGCGCTGCTACTTCGCCCTGTGA
- a CDS encoding HPF/RaiA family ribosome-associated protein yields the protein MQIQVNSDNHIQGSIRLEEWVRTTIESTLERYEEDLTRVEVHLGDENGDKPGPHDLRCQIEARPKGHQPISVTHKADTLELALDGAAEKLEHALEHLFGKLRGKRAATNGQTESIALADAMLEEEFLENERAALNG from the coding sequence ATGCAAATCCAAGTCAACAGCGATAACCATATTCAAGGCAGCATCCGACTGGAGGAGTGGGTACGTACTACCATTGAAAGCACGCTCGAACGTTACGAAGAAGACCTGACACGGGTCGAGGTTCATTTGGGGGATGAGAACGGTGACAAGCCGGGTCCCCATGATTTGCGTTGCCAAATTGAGGCTCGGCCAAAGGGCCACCAGCCGATATCCGTGACGCACAAGGCGGATACCCTGGAGCTGGCGCTCGACGGCGCAGCCGAGAAGCTGGAACATGCGCTGGAACACTTGTTTGGCAAACTGCGCGGCAAGCGCGCCGCCACCAACGGCCAGACCGAGTCGATTGCACTGGCTGATGCCATGCTGGAAGAAGAATTCCTCGAGAACGAACGGGCTGCGCTTAACGGCTGA
- a CDS encoding SirB1 family protein has translation MKPRQAFFDCLHRSPPALLEAALWIAAEHDREVDVPALLKDFRELQQKVSHGLPMLPVSELGQPLLRRLNDLGFAQDDATPLRPGAALLDKVLVRKRGQPLALGLIALELAKGLEIPMTGVNFPGHFLLRVPGADHLLDPCGGRRLYPNDCRDLLHRQYGANLPLKAEHMVSAEPMQMLQRLSRNLRQLHLANDDYIAALVDAERVLELGNASAADYLARASLYQRLDCPNAERFDLEHALMLSDDPIQRIRLTERLGHLPPNTIVH, from the coding sequence ATGAAACCGCGCCAAGCCTTTTTTGACTGTCTGCACCGCTCGCCCCCGGCACTGCTCGAAGCAGCCCTGTGGATCGCCGCCGAGCATGATCGTGAAGTGGACGTGCCAGCGTTATTGAAGGATTTCAGGGAGCTGCAGCAGAAAGTCAGCCACGGCCTGCCGATGCTGCCTGTCAGCGAACTGGGCCAACCCCTGCTTCGGCGCCTCAATGATCTGGGTTTTGCCCAGGACGACGCTACGCCGCTACGGCCTGGCGCGGCGCTGCTGGACAAGGTCCTGGTCCGCAAGCGAGGGCAACCGCTGGCTTTGGGCCTGATAGCCCTGGAATTGGCCAAGGGCCTGGAAATCCCGATGACCGGCGTCAATTTCCCCGGCCATTTCCTGCTGCGCGTACCTGGCGCGGACCACCTGCTCGACCCCTGCGGCGGCCGCCGCTTGTACCCCAATGACTGCCGGGACTTGCTGCACCGCCAATACGGCGCCAACCTGCCGCTCAAGGCCGAGCACATGGTCTCTGCCGAGCCGATGCAGATGCTTCAGCGGCTGTCGCGCAACCTCAGGCAATTACATCTGGCCAACGACGACTACATCGCCGCGCTGGTCGATGCCGAACGGGTGCTGGAATTGGGTAACGCCAGCGCCGCCGACTACCTGGCCCGCGCCAGCCTCTACCAGCGACTCGATTGCCCCAATGCCGAACGTTTCGATCTAGAACATGCATTGATGCTCAGTGATGACCCGATCCAGCGGATCCGGCTGACCGAGCGGCTGGGGCATCTGCCACCGAATACAATTGTGCACTGA
- a CDS encoding helix-turn-helix domain-containing protein: protein MTSLQTLQVFQALNSSPNARLEHSAELGDGMAAALWSNHHDARDYEAPTHHTLSCYIAGGTGTFRRERPDTTGGPGKLCVLPAGHESAWVINGDIRLAHLYFSPEQFALGCVTLLDREPRQVQLHEATFLDDPRQAQRFRQLIELDWAEPAERLLGTSLAHELLSHLLLNQVGQRQDLRLKGGLAAHQRRLLVDYIDAQLAEAISLGQLAALCALSEYHFARMFRETFGLPPHQYVLARRLARARHLLRHTLQPLGEVALACGFASASHFTNRFRQALGAAPGEYRQAFLR, encoded by the coding sequence ATGACCAGTCTGCAAACCCTGCAAGTCTTCCAAGCCCTCAACAGCTCGCCCAACGCTCGCCTGGAGCACAGCGCCGAGCTCGGTGACGGCATGGCGGCGGCTTTGTGGAGCAACCATCACGACGCCCGTGACTACGAGGCGCCAACCCACCATACGCTGTCGTGCTACATCGCCGGCGGCACCGGCACGTTTCGCCGCGAGCGTCCCGACACCACGGGGGGGCCAGGCAAACTCTGCGTGTTGCCGGCCGGACATGAATCGGCCTGGGTCATCAACGGCGACATTCGCCTCGCCCACCTGTATTTCAGCCCCGAGCAATTCGCCCTGGGTTGCGTCACGTTGCTCGATCGCGAACCGCGCCAAGTGCAATTGCACGAGGCAACCTTTCTCGATGACCCGCGGCAGGCACAGCGCTTTCGACAATTGATCGAGCTGGACTGGGCCGAGCCCGCCGAACGCCTGCTCGGCACCAGCCTGGCCCATGAGCTGCTCAGCCACCTTCTGCTCAATCAGGTTGGCCAGCGCCAGGACCTGCGCCTGAAGGGTGGGCTGGCCGCGCACCAGCGACGCTTGCTGGTGGATTACATCGACGCTCAATTGGCCGAAGCCATCAGCCTTGGTCAACTCGCCGCGCTGTGTGCCCTGTCCGAATACCATTTCGCCCGGATGTTCCGCGAAACCTTCGGCCTGCCACCGCACCAGTACGTCCTGGCGCGGCGTCTCGCCCGGGCGCGGCATTTACTGCGCCATACCCTACAACCGTTGGGCGAGGTGGCCCTGGCCTGCGGATTTGCCAGCGCCAGCCATTTCACCAACCGTTTTCGCCAGGCCCTGGGGGCAGCTCCCGGGGAGTATCGGCAGGCGTTTTTGCGCTAG
- a CDS encoding DUF3509 domain-containing protein: MDNPFQIITDAFAPQYQINLSIQGLDGSIMLTLSKAGRVVAKRMISAQQRNDPERLKRLVQSIQFGIAIEQGHSAVAILEAMTGGDNIKVPPPQAQGQASSAAGL, from the coding sequence ATGGACAACCCTTTTCAGATCATTACGGACGCCTTCGCGCCGCAATACCAGATCAACCTGAGCATCCAGGGCCTGGACGGCAGCATCATGCTGACCTTGTCCAAGGCCGGGCGCGTCGTTGCCAAGCGCATGATCAGCGCGCAGCAGCGCAACGACCCGGAACGGCTCAAGCGCCTGGTGCAGAGCATTCAATTCGGCATTGCCATCGAGCAGGGCCACAGCGCCGTGGCCATCCTCGAAGCCATGACCGGCGGCGACAACATCAAGGTGCCGCCACCGCAGGCACAGGGCCAGGCGTCCAGCGCCGCCGGTCTCTAG
- a CDS encoding FecR domain-containing protein, producing MPSAPHVSAQVAEQAVHWLLEMQQGPLDTRQQQAWEQWLNAHSEHRRAWEHIQRVNQRLRNVSSPLAHATLNTPKSATRRRALKMLLLLGAGSAVTWGLRERQLLPPLLADYRSPVGERRRLALDDGSQLQLNSGSAVDIRFDAQRRLIRLLEGELLLTAAQDPRPLQVLTAHGLLESHDARFNVREYADHTQVAVFAGQVDIRGRHGPAFLLGASRQASLGVNGTGPATALDANSGAWAEGMLVAAHMRLADFLEELGRYRRGQLHCDKAVANLLVSGTYPLDNGERILDLLEISLPVKVRRFTRYWVTVEARA from the coding sequence ATGCCCAGCGCGCCGCACGTCAGCGCGCAAGTCGCCGAGCAGGCGGTGCATTGGCTGCTGGAAATGCAGCAAGGGCCACTCGATACGCGCCAGCAGCAAGCCTGGGAACAATGGCTCAATGCACACAGCGAACATCGCCGCGCCTGGGAGCATATCCAGCGGGTCAACCAGCGGCTGCGCAATGTGTCTTCTCCGTTGGCCCATGCGACGCTCAACACACCGAAGTCGGCAACGCGGCGCCGGGCCCTGAAGATGCTGTTGCTGCTGGGTGCCGGCTCGGCCGTGACCTGGGGCCTGCGTGAACGCCAGTTGTTGCCGCCATTGCTCGCCGATTACCGCAGCCCGGTGGGCGAGCGGCGTCGCCTGGCGCTGGATGACGGCAGCCAGTTGCAGCTCAACAGCGGCAGCGCGGTCGATATTCGCTTCGACGCTCAGCGCCGCCTGATCCGCCTGCTGGAAGGGGAACTGCTGTTGACCGCAGCCCAGGACCCACGCCCCCTGCAGGTGCTGACCGCCCATGGCCTGCTGGAAAGCCACGACGCCCGCTTCAATGTGCGTGAGTATGCAGACCACACCCAGGTCGCAGTGTTTGCAGGCCAGGTGGACATTCGCGGCAGGCACGGCCCGGCTTTTCTGCTGGGGGCCTCCCGACAAGCATCCCTTGGCGTCAACGGCACCGGTCCCGCCACGGCGCTTGACGCCAACAGCGGTGCCTGGGCGGAGGGCATGCTGGTCGCCGCGCACATGCGCCTGGCGGATTTCCTTGAGGAACTGGGCCGCTACCGACGCGGCCAGCTGCACTGCGACAAGGCGGTCGCCAACCTTCTGGTCTCCGGAACTTATCCGCTGGACAACGGCGAGCGAATCCTCGATCTGCTGGAAATCAGCCTGCCGGTAAAAGTGCGGCGCTTCACCCGCTATTGGGTCACGGTCGAAGCTCGCGCTTGA
- a CDS encoding D-glycerate dehydrogenase yields MKKTVLAFSRITPPMIERLRQDFDVIVPNPSNGDINAQFNEALPHVHGLIGVGRKLGREQLQHATKLQVVSSVSVGYDNYDLAYFNERGIMLTNTPDVLTESTADLAFALVMSSARRVAELDAWTKAGQWQASVGPQLFGSDVHGKTLGIVGMGNIGAAVARRGRLGFNMPILYSGNSRKPELENQLGAQFRELDQLLAEADFVCLVVPLSEKTRHLIGQRELSLMKPSAILVNISRGPVVDEPALIEALQNNRIRGAGLDVYEKEPLAESPLFQLKNAVTLPHIGSATHETREAMANLAVENLRSALLGERPKNLVNPQVWK; encoded by the coding sequence ATGAAAAAAACCGTACTTGCCTTCAGCCGTATCACGCCCCCCATGATCGAGCGCCTGCGCCAGGACTTCGACGTGATCGTGCCCAACCCGTCGAACGGCGACATCAATGCGCAGTTCAACGAAGCCCTGCCCCATGTCCATGGGCTGATTGGCGTTGGCCGCAAGCTCGGCCGCGAGCAACTGCAGCACGCCACGAAGCTGCAAGTGGTCTCCAGCGTGTCGGTGGGCTATGACAATTACGACCTGGCGTACTTCAATGAACGCGGGATCATGCTCACCAACACTCCCGACGTGCTCACCGAAAGCACCGCCGACCTGGCGTTCGCCCTGGTGATGAGCAGTGCCCGGCGCGTCGCCGAACTGGACGCCTGGACCAAGGCCGGACAGTGGCAGGCGTCTGTCGGGCCACAGCTGTTCGGCAGCGATGTACATGGCAAGACCCTGGGCATCGTCGGCATGGGCAACATCGGCGCGGCTGTTGCCCGGCGTGGTCGGCTGGGGTTCAACATGCCGATCCTCTACAGCGGCAACAGTCGCAAGCCCGAGCTGGAAAACCAGTTGGGCGCACAGTTCCGCGAACTGGATCAGTTGCTGGCCGAAGCGGACTTCGTCTGCCTGGTGGTGCCGTTGAGCGAGAAGACCCGCCACCTGATCGGCCAGCGCGAGCTGTCCCTGATGAAACCGAGCGCCATCCTGGTGAACATTTCCCGCGGTCCGGTGGTGGATGAGCCGGCGTTGATCGAAGCCTTGCAGAACAACCGCATCCGCGGCGCCGGGCTGGATGTCTACGAAAAGGAACCGCTGGCCGAGTCGCCGCTGTTCCAGTTGAAAAACGCCGTCACCTTGCCGCATATCGGTTCGGCTACCCATGAAACCCGTGAGGCCATGGCCAATCTGGCCGTGGAAAACCTGCGCAGCGCCTTGCTGGGCGAACGACCGAAGAACCTGGTCAACCCGCAAGTCTGGAAATAA
- a CDS encoding YebG family protein produces the protein MAVEVVYRSSRDLERLFMDKAEADRHDKMLELAELLAEVLQKAVPSLSEQQVEEAGIYMAKNRDVFAKAFKSQPDALSELLNPSDE, from the coding sequence ATGGCCGTCGAAGTGGTATACCGCAGCAGCCGAGATCTGGAGCGATTGTTCATGGATAAAGCCGAAGCTGACCGTCATGACAAAATGCTGGAACTCGCTGAATTGCTCGCCGAAGTGTTGCAAAAAGCGGTTCCATCGCTGAGCGAACAACAGGTTGAGGAAGCCGGCATCTACATGGCGAAGAATCGCGATGTGTTCGCCAAGGCATTCAAGAGCCAGCCAGACGCGTTGTCCGAACTGCTCAATCCGTCGGACGAATGA
- the fecA gene encoding TonB-dependent Fe(3+) dicitrate receptor FecA translates to MPQQPTRLTPLARAARQLFLGASLSFVALPAVQAAEAKAYHIAPSSLENALNQFGREAGVLISFGSQLTGGLQSRGLEGSYSPEQGLSALLEGTGLQARPEGDNAFSLQPVGSSALDIGTTTVVGDWLGDAAPTNVFEHAGARDVIRREEFERQGATQARDVLNRIPGVNAPENNGTGSHDMALNFGIRGLNPRLASRSTVLMDGIPVPFAPYGQPQLSFAPVSMGNMDAVDVVRGGGAVRYGPQNVGGVVNFVTRAIPDAPTVKGGFQTEASPSSSHDGFKTSANLLAGGTADNGLGGALLYSGTRGGDWREHSDTQIDDLILKGNYQLDEANSFNAMAQYYEGEADMPGGLNVADYDADPYQSTRQKDRFWGRRTLVNFGYRYQQDRREFTANTFFTKTLRSGYLDQGSFLSLSPREYWVRGLETRFAQGFDLGPTSHEVGVGYRYINEAGHELRYRTPIASNELPTTSSRNDRDTRGGTEANAFFIDDRIDIGKWTITPGIRYEMIESQQTNNLTNVKYKGDYNTALPALNVLYHLTDEWNLYANTEGSFGSVQYSQMPNRVSSGEVKPEKARTWELGTRYDNGNLRAEIGAFLINFDNQYESNQTNDSVIARGETRHQGIETSINYALDGLSPALAGFDVYATYAYVDATIREDGPNKGNRVPFSSRHKGTLGVGYTDGPWKLNLDSTYQSAQFADNANTRAESADGSTGNIPGYMLFSSRAAYDFGPQLSDLNVAVGVKNISNTQYFTRSFDDNNRGKYVGEPRTLYVQTSVAF, encoded by the coding sequence ATGCCGCAGCAACCCACCCGTCTCACCCCGCTCGCTCGCGCCGCGCGTCAACTGTTCCTCGGGGCCAGCTTGAGTTTCGTTGCACTGCCCGCCGTGCAGGCTGCAGAGGCCAAGGCCTATCACATCGCGCCGTCGTCGCTGGAAAACGCTCTCAATCAATTCGGTCGCGAAGCCGGCGTGTTGATCTCCTTCGGCTCGCAGCTGACCGGCGGCCTGCAGAGTCGCGGCCTGGAAGGCAGCTACAGCCCCGAGCAAGGGTTGAGTGCGCTGCTCGAAGGCACAGGCCTGCAAGCGCGGCCCGAGGGGGACAATGCTTTCAGCCTGCAACCGGTCGGCAGCAGCGCGTTGGACATCGGTACCACGACCGTGGTCGGTGACTGGCTCGGCGACGCAGCGCCGACCAACGTCTTCGAACACGCGGGCGCTCGGGACGTTATCCGCCGTGAAGAATTCGAACGCCAGGGCGCGACCCAGGCCCGGGACGTGCTCAATCGCATTCCCGGCGTCAACGCACCGGAAAACAACGGCACCGGCAGTCATGACATGGCGCTGAATTTTGGTATCCGTGGCCTCAATCCGCGCCTGGCTTCCCGCTCGACGGTACTGATGGATGGCATTCCAGTGCCTTTCGCGCCGTACGGCCAACCGCAGCTGTCCTTTGCTCCCGTGAGCATGGGCAACATGGACGCGGTGGACGTCGTGCGCGGCGGCGGCGCGGTGCGCTACGGCCCGCAAAACGTCGGCGGCGTGGTCAACTTCGTGACCCGGGCAATCCCCGATGCGCCGACCGTCAAAGGCGGTTTCCAGACCGAGGCGAGCCCGTCCTCCAGCCACGATGGCTTCAAGACGTCCGCCAATCTGCTGGCCGGCGGCACCGCCGATAACGGCCTGGGCGGCGCCCTGTTGTATTCCGGCACCCGCGGCGGCGACTGGCGTGAACACAGCGACACGCAAATCGACGACCTGATCCTCAAGGGCAACTATCAACTGGACGAGGCCAACAGCTTCAACGCCATGGCCCAGTATTACGAAGGCGAGGCCGACATGCCCGGCGGCCTGAACGTCGCCGACTACGACGCCGACCCGTACCAGTCCACCCGCCAGAAAGACCGGTTCTGGGGTCGTCGTACCCTGGTCAATTTCGGCTACCGCTACCAGCAGGACCGGCGAGAATTCACCGCCAACACGTTTTTCACCAAGACCTTGCGCAGCGGCTATCTGGACCAGGGCAGCTTCCTGTCGCTGTCGCCTCGTGAATACTGGGTACGCGGCCTGGAAACCCGTTTCGCCCAGGGCTTCGATCTCGGCCCGACCAGCCACGAGGTCGGCGTCGGCTATCGCTATATCAACGAAGCCGGCCATGAACTGCGTTATCGCACACCGATTGCCAGCAATGAGCTGCCGACCACCTCCAGCCGCAACGACCGCGATACCCGCGGCGGAACCGAAGCCAATGCATTTTTCATCGATGACCGGATCGATATCGGCAAATGGACGATCACGCCCGGCATTCGCTACGAAATGATCGAGTCGCAGCAAACCAACAACCTGACCAACGTGAAGTACAAGGGCGACTACAACACCGCCCTGCCAGCGCTGAATGTGCTGTACCACCTGACCGATGAATGGAATCTGTATGCCAACACCGAAGGCTCGTTCGGCAGCGTGCAGTACAGCCAGATGCCCAACCGCGTCAGCAGCGGTGAAGTGAAGCCGGAGAAGGCCCGCACCTGGGAGCTTGGCACCCGTTATGACAATGGCAACCTGCGGGCAGAAATCGGCGCCTTCCTGATCAATTTCGACAACCAGTACGAAAGCAACCAGACCAACGATTCGGTGATCGCCCGGGGCGAGACCCGCCACCAGGGCATCGAAACCAGCATCAACTATGCCCTCGACGGCCTGAGCCCGGCGCTGGCCGGTTTTGACGTGTACGCCACTTATGCCTACGTCGACGCCACCATCCGCGAAGACGGACCGAACAAGGGCAACCGCGTGCCATTCTCCTCCAGGCACAAAGGTACGCTGGGCGTGGGTTATACGGACGGGCCGTGGAAGCTGAACCTGGACAGCACCTACCAGAGCGCGCAGTTCGCCGACAACGCCAATACCCGCGCTGAAAGCGCCGATGGCAGCACCGGCAACATCCCCGGCTACATGCTGTTCAGCAGCCGCGCCGCCTATGACTTCGGCCCGCAACTGTCGGACCTGAACGTCGCGGTGGGCGTGAAGAACATCTCCAATACCCAATACTTCACCCGCTCGTTTGACGACAACAACCGGGGCAAGTATGTAGGGGAACCGCGCACGTTGTATGTGCAGACGTCCGTGGCGTTCTGA
- a CDS encoding DMT family transporter, with translation MNLSLYLLTVLIWGTTWIALKLQLGVVAIPVSIVYRFGLAALILFVMLLLSRRLQVMNRRGHLICVAQGLCLFCINFMCFLTASQWIPSGLVAVVFSTATLWNALNARVFFGQRIARNVLLGGALGLFGLALLFWPELAGHRASPQTLLGLALALLGTLCFSAGNMLSSLQQKAGLKPLTTNAWGMAYGAAMLSVWCLFQGIPFEMEWNTRYVGSLLYLVIPGSVIGFTAYLTLVGRMGPERAAYCTVLFPVVALNVSAFVEGYQWTAPALVGLVLVMLGNVLVFRKPRPVAATVALAR, from the coding sequence ATGAACCTTTCGTTGTACCTGCTTACCGTGCTCATCTGGGGCACCACCTGGATCGCTTTGAAACTGCAGTTGGGCGTCGTCGCCATTCCGGTGTCGATTGTCTATCGCTTCGGCCTCGCCGCGCTGATCCTGTTCGTGATGCTCCTGCTCAGCCGACGCCTGCAGGTCATGAACCGGCGCGGTCATTTGATCTGCGTCGCCCAGGGCCTGTGCCTGTTCTGCATCAACTTCATGTGTTTCCTGACCGCGAGCCAGTGGATTCCCAGCGGCCTGGTTGCCGTGGTCTTCTCCACCGCGACCCTTTGGAACGCCTTGAATGCGCGGGTGTTCTTCGGTCAGCGGATCGCCCGTAACGTGTTGCTGGGCGGCGCCTTGGGGCTGTTCGGGCTGGCGTTGTTGTTCTGGCCGGAGCTGGCCGGTCACCGCGCGAGCCCACAAACACTGCTCGGGTTGGCGCTGGCGCTGTTGGGCACCTTGTGTTTCTCGGCGGGCAACATGCTGTCGAGCCTGCAGCAGAAGGCCGGCCTCAAGCCGTTGACCACCAACGCCTGGGGCATGGCCTACGGGGCCGCGATGCTGTCGGTGTGGTGTCTGTTCCAGGGCATCCCGTTCGAGATGGAATGGAATACGCGCTACGTCGGCTCGCTGTTGTACCTGGTGATCCCGGGTTCGGTCATTGGCTTTACCGCGTACCTGACGCTGGTAGGGCGCATGGGGCCGGAGCGGGCGGCGTATTGCACCGTGCTGTTCCCGGTGGTGGCGTTGAATGTCTCGGCTTTCGTCGAGGGTTATCAATGGACGGCACCGGCGCTGGTCGGACTGGTGCTGGTGATGCTGGGCAACGTGTTGGTGTTTCGCAAGCCGCGCCCCGTGGCCGCGACAGTCGCGCTGGCTCGTTAA
- the maiA gene encoding maleylacetoacetate isomerase, with protein MELYTYYRSTSSYRVRIALALKGLDYRALPVNLIAPPGGEHRQPAYLEINPQGRVPALRTDEGALLVQSPAIIEYLEERYPQVPLLSRDPVLRAHERGVAALIGCDIHPLHNVSVLNKLRQWGHDETQVTEWIGHWISQGLAAVEQLIGEDGYCFGAAPGLADVYLIPQLYAAERFNVSLQGYPRIRRVAALAAGHAAFQQAHPASQVDTPA; from the coding sequence ATGGAGCTTTATACCTACTACCGATCCACGTCGTCTTATCGGGTGCGCATCGCGTTGGCGCTCAAAGGCCTGGATTACCGGGCCCTGCCGGTCAACCTGATCGCGCCGCCCGGGGGCGAACATCGCCAGCCGGCTTATCTGGAGATCAATCCCCAGGGGCGGGTACCCGCGCTGCGTACCGATGAGGGCGCTTTGCTGGTCCAGTCTCCTGCGATCATCGAGTACCTGGAGGAACGTTATCCACAGGTGCCGTTGCTCAGCCGTGACCCCGTGCTTCGCGCACATGAGCGTGGCGTGGCCGCGCTGATCGGCTGCGACATCCATCCACTGCACAACGTCAGCGTGCTCAACAAGCTCAGGCAGTGGGGCCACGACGAAACGCAGGTGACGGAGTGGATCGGGCACTGGATCAGCCAGGGGCTGGCCGCAGTGGAGCAGTTGATTGGCGAAGACGGCTATTGTTTCGGCGCGGCGCCAGGCCTGGCGGACGTTTACCTGATCCCGCAGCTGTATGCCGCCGAGCGCTTCAATGTGTCGTTGCAGGGGTATCCACGAATCCGTCGGGTGGCGGCGTTGGCGGCAGGGCATGCGGCGTTCCAGCAAGCGCATCCGGCGAGTCAGGTGGACACACCTGCCTGA
- a CDS encoding phosphate-starvation-inducible protein PsiE has product MKINWAENLRQNVHQLAESLGNLFVETFHYLALFAIGAVTAWAAVMEFLQMIEEGHIKIDDILLLFIYLELGAMVGIYFKTNHMPVRFLIYVAITALTRLLISNVSHHSPPDLGIIYLCGGILLLAFAILVVRYASSQFPSVKIEHPHRKVGAGSSEHAEVEKGEI; this is encoded by the coding sequence GTGAAAATCAACTGGGCCGAGAACCTGCGCCAGAATGTCCACCAACTGGCCGAATCCCTGGGCAACCTGTTCGTCGAGACCTTCCACTACCTGGCGCTGTTCGCCATCGGTGCGGTGACGGCATGGGCCGCCGTGATGGAGTTCCTGCAGATGATCGAGGAGGGTCATATCAAGATCGACGACATCCTCCTGCTGTTCATCTACCTGGAGTTGGGGGCGATGGTCGGGATTTATTTCAAGACCAATCACATGCCGGTGCGATTTCTCATCTACGTGGCGATCACCGCGTTGACGCGCCTGCTGATTTCCAACGTCTCGCATCACAGCCCGCCGGACCTGGGCATCATCTACTTGTGCGGCGGCATCCTGCTGCTGGCGTTTGCGATCCTGGTGGTGCGCTACGCCTCGTCGCAGTTTCCCTCGGTGAAGATCGAACACCCGCACCGTAAGGTCGGCGCGGGTTCGAGCGAGCATGCCGAAGTGGAGAAGGGCGAAATCTAG